The following proteins come from a genomic window of Miscanthus floridulus cultivar M001 chromosome 2, ASM1932011v1, whole genome shotgun sequence:
- the LOC136536607 gene encoding vegetative cell wall protein gp1-like: MASPFPIPPGTLVIKVEDERESDVPGHITTDQELRDMFTKDVQRRLELIRRRRSLQPSGSAQLQPPPAPPVQQSPLPPPPPPPAQHPCAKRLAIGPPPGFVGVRTPPQKQYQRRPPEPKAPAQPPHQPAPPNAHRALAPPALNAQRAGHASQPPAAGAHTAATAAPPVHAGPTSAVVPALQRRTAPKPPHPAAKNKPTVPCAFCGVLCMTAWHLKQHEQGRKHRNRVAYLAGEMNVRCNLCDVHLSSGLNVEQHNAGKHHLLRLKLNRGA, translated from the exons ATGGCGTCGCCATTTCCGATTCCGCCGGGTACTCTTGTGATCAAAGTAGAAGATGAAAGGGAGAGTGATGTACCCGGGCATATCACCACCGACCAAGAGCTGAGGGACATGTTCACCAAGGACGTCCAGCGCCGGCTCGAGCTcatcaggaggaggaggagcctgcaACCCTCTGGCAGTGCTCAGTTGCAGCCTCCCCCAGCCCCACCG GTACAGCAATCACCCCTGCCCCCACCGCCCCCACCACCGGCGCAGCACCCATGCGCAAAGAGGCTGGCAATCGGACCGCCTCCGGGGTTCGTGGGTGTTCGCACGCCACCGCAGAAGCAGTACCAACGCCGGCCACCAGAGCCGAAGGCGCCGGCGCAGCCACCACACCAACCGGCGCCGCCGAACGCCCACCGCGCCCTGGCCCCACCAGCGCTGAACGCACAAAGGGCGGGGCATGCTTCGCAGCCGCCGGCGGCAGGCGCACAcaccgccgccacggccgcgcCGCCAGTGCACGCCGGCCCCACCAGCGCCGTGGTGCCCGCGCTCCAGCGAAGGACGGCGCCCAAGCCACCTCACCCAGCGGCGAAGAACAAGCCCACCGTGCCGTGCGCCTTCTGCGGCGTGCTGTGCATGACGGCGTGGCACCTGAAGCAGCACGAGCAGGGGCGGAAGCACCGCAACAGGGTGGCCTACCTCGCCGGGGAGATGAACGTGCGGTGCAACTTGTGCGACGTGCACCTCTCCAGCGGGCTCAACGTCGAGCAGCACAACGCCGGGAAGCATCACCTCCTGCGACTCAAACTCAACAGAGGAGCCTGA